From Blattabacterium cuenoti, a single genomic window includes:
- a CDS encoding HIT family protein codes for MNKNNIFQKIINNEIIAYKIAENSDHLAFLDIYPLKIGHTLIIPKKSNTDKIFSLSEKEFISIMSFTRKVAVGIEKIIPCNRVGIFVLGFEIPHVHIHLIPMDRESDGNFSKKRMVLSSNNLQNLSYKIKKSIQGLEHR; via the coding sequence ATGAATAAAAATAATATATTTCAAAAAATAATTAATAATGAAATTATAGCTTATAAAATAGCGGAAAATTCGGATCATTTAGCTTTTTTAGATATTTATCCCTTAAAAATAGGACACACTTTAATAATACCAAAAAAAAGTAATACAGATAAAATTTTTTCTTTATCGGAAAAAGAATTTATCTCTATTATGTCTTTTACAAGAAAAGTAGCTGTAGGTATAGAAAAAATTATTCCTTGTAACCGTGTTGGTATATTTGTTTTAGGATTTGAAATTCCTCATGTACATATTCATTTAATTCCTATGGACAGAGAAAGCGATGGTAATTTTTCCAAAAAAAGAATGGTTTTGTCTTCAAACAATTTACAAAATTTGTCCTATAAAATTAAAAAATCTATTCAAGGATTAGAACATAGATGA
- a CDS encoding type III pantothenate kinase, translating into MLLTINIGNSNLRFGLFDNHYNLECHCSWIINTTPHRSRDEYILLFRNIYQQYGILSKLIQNIVIGSVVPSLTNIVEQSLYEIHKIKPIVVDRNSSSPVKHYSHQLGTDLYANAIAAYTLYNNQKTTLVVDFGTALSLTCIDKYGGLQGVIIAPGVNSSLSALIGNTAQLSKIELKEPPSILGQYTETCIQSGIIYGYISMVEGLINRVNQELKTNCFVIATGGVSHIYTPLIEKIHIKDKLHTIKGLKILFHWNH; encoded by the coding sequence ATGTTGTTAACAATAAATATTGGAAATTCTAATCTTCGTTTTGGATTATTTGATAATCATTATAATTTAGAATGTCATTGTTCTTGGATTATTAATACTACTCCGCATAGATCACGAGATGAATATATTTTATTATTTAGAAATATATATCAGCAATATGGGATTTTATCCAAACTTATACAAAATATTGTGATTGGATCAGTGGTCCCTTCTCTTACAAATATTGTGGAGCAATCTCTATATGAAATACATAAAATCAAACCTATTGTAGTTGATAGAAATTCATCTTCTCCTGTTAAACATTATTCTCATCAATTAGGTACAGATTTGTATGCTAACGCTATAGCTGCATATACATTATACAATAATCAAAAAACGACTTTAGTCGTGGATTTTGGAACTGCATTAAGTTTGACCTGCATAGATAAATATGGGGGACTTCAAGGGGTTATTATAGCTCCAGGAGTCAATAGTTCTTTAAGTGCCTTAATTGGAAACACAGCTCAATTATCAAAAATTGAGTTAAAAGAACCTCCTAGTATATTAGGACAGTATACAGAAACATGTATTCAAAGTGGAATAATATATGGATATATAAGTATGGTTGAAGGATTAATTAATAGAGTCAATCAAGAATTGAAAACAAATTGTTTTGTTATTGCAACAGGAGGTGTTTCTCACATATATACCCCTTTGATCGAAAAAATTCATATAAAAGATAAATTACATACAATAAAAGGATTAAAAATTTTATTTCATTGGAATCATTAG